The Aeromonas veronii genome includes the window TCACGTCCAGGGTCTGGTAGTGCTCGGATTTGAACGCCTGGGCGTTGCGGGCCGGCACCTTGATGATCTGGCTGCCCACGTACTGCCAGGCCAGGTTGGCGCTGACCACGTCGCTCGCCTGCCAATCCAGGCCGATGTTGCCGGTGTGATCCGGGGTCTTGGCCAGATCCTCGCCGGTGCTCTTGTCTTCGGAGTCCAGCAGGGTCCAGTTACCGGTCAGCTGTACGTTGTCCAGCACGTCAACCCAGCCGGTCAGCTCCAGACCCTTGACCCGCGCCTTCTTGACGTTGAGGTAGGTCATGACGCTCGGACGGTAGCCCGGGCCCCACTGATCGCTCTGGATCAGATCCTCGATGTCGTTGTGGAAGCCGGTGACGCCAGCGCCGAAGCGAGCGCTCTCGTAGGCGGTACCCAGCTCATAGCTGACGGCGGTTTCCGGTTTCAGATCCGGGTTGCCGATGACCTGGCAGGCGCCGCGGCAGGCGGTGGTGGAGAAACCTTCGCTGGATTGCGCCAGGGTCGGGGCCTTGAACGCCTTGCCGGCGCCGCCCTTGATCACCCACTCGTCGGTCAGGGTGTAGAGGGCGTAGGCACGGGGGCTGAACTCGTTGCCATAGGTCTCGTGGTGATCCAGACGGCCGGAGAGGGTCAGGGCCAGATCACCGAAGCTGAACTCGTCCTGCAGGTAGACGGCGCTCTGGGAGGCATCCACGCTGCCGTTGGTGATGTTGCGGCTGTGCTCCAGCTCGGTCTTGCGGAACTCGGCACCCGAAGTGAGCAGGTGATCCCCGAGGTAGCCGCTGACCTGACCGTCGACGGTGTTGTTGGTCTGGGTCACATCGGCGGCGCCACCGTTGAGCTGGGAGTCGTCCATCAGGTCGGTCTGCTCGAAGTAGTAGCGCAGACGGCTGTCGAAGTGCTCCCAGCGGCCGTTGTGGGTCACGCCCAGGCTCAGGCGATCCAGGTTCTGCACGTTGTGGGGGGTGGCTGGTGCGGTCGGGGCACGGGGTACGTTGTTGAAGTAGCTGTCCATGTCGTTCTGGTTGTAGCCCAGATCGAAGTCGATGTCCTGGTTGTCGGACACCAGCCATTTCAGGCCGGTCAGCACGTTGACCACTTCCCGTTTTTCCAGAGCGTCGGCGTCCGGGTTGTTGCTCTGATCGCTCTTCCAGCGATCCCGCTGGTAGCCTTCGACCACGATGTTGCCGAGCAGCTTGTTGTCGATGAGGGCACCGGACACATAGGCGCTGCCCTGGTTGGCGTCACCGCCATCCCCCTTGGTGGGCATGCTGTGGGTGTAGCTGACGGCGGCTTCGGTCTGCTCCTTGGCCTGGCGCAGGATCACGTTGACCACGCCCCCCAGTGCATCGGCACCGTACAGGGAGGAGACGGGGCCGCGGATCACTTCGATGCGCTCGATGGCCGCCATGGGGATGGAGCTCAGGTCGAAGTCGTTGCCATAGGCGCTGCCCAGGGTTTCGCGGGCGTTGACGCGCTTGCCGTT containing:
- a CDS encoding siderophore amonabactin TonB-dependent receptor; the encoded protein is MQLQHGVFKLNPILLSLGLMALPGLAQAETVKANETVVVTATQTKHTEFTAPASVSVVTRADIDKMNVNNIGDALKHVPGVNIIATNPTGRNEIKIRGMGGDYTLLLINGKRVNARETLGSAYGNDFDLSSIPMAAIERIEVIRGPVSSLYGADALGGVVNVILRQAKEQTEAAVSYTHSMPTKGDGGDANQGSAYVSGALIDNKLLGNIVVEGYQRDRWKSDQSNNPDADALEKREVVNVLTGLKWLVSDNQDIDFDLGYNQNDMDSYFNNVPRAPTAPATPHNVQNLDRLSLGVTHNGRWEHFDSRLRYYFEQTDLMDDSQLNGGAADVTQTNNTVDGQVSGYLGDHLLTSGAEFRKTELEHSRNITNGSVDASQSAVYLQDEFSFGDLALTLSGRLDHHETYGNEFSPRAYALYTLTDEWVIKGGAGKAFKAPTLAQSSEGFSTTACRGACQVIGNPDLKPETAVSYELGTAYESARFGAGVTGFHNDIEDLIQSDQWGPGYRPSVMTYLNVKKARVKGLELTGWVDVLDNVQLTGNWTLLDSEDKSTGEDLAKTPDHTGNIGLDWQASDVVSANLAWQYVGSQIIKVPARNAQAFKSEHYQTLDVNTNWKVTPALDFKLGITNLTNTQRDEVATDADFILEGRTVYAGIDYKL